A genomic segment from Plasmodium sp. gorilla clade G2 genome assembly, chromosome: 3 encodes:
- a CDS encoding 60S ribosomal protein L7, putative, with protein sequence MADRYENQVENELGKNMTSLRAKKVNKNKELKQAASKKIKTLKLINKKKRNDLRQRTLRYEEEYENERKKIIELKREARKNNCFYREAEKKVVFVIRLKGVNKLPPKVRSVFRLLRLLQVHNGVFVKVNKATKEMLKIVEPYVTYGYPTLSTVRKLLYKRGYVRVGKVRRYARKKIQDNADISKHLGKYNVHGIEDMVYQLYTCGPVFKKVNNFLWAFKLKPPKKGFKAKRHAFNEPRPGDWGNRETHINELINRMI encoded by the exons atGGCA gATAGGTATGAAAATCAAGTCGAAAATGAATTAGGAAAAAATATGACTAGTTTGAGAGCTAAGAAGGTTAACAAAAATAAGGAGTTAAAACAAGCAGCTAGcaaaaagataaaaacaTTGAAATTA ataaataaaaagaagagaAATGACTTACGACAAAGAACATTAAGGTATGAAGAAGAATATGAAAACGAAAGGAAGAAAATTATAGAATTAAAAAGAGAGGCAAGGAAAAACAACTGTTTTTATAGAGAAGCTGAAAAGAAAGTTGTATTTGTTATAAGATTAAAGGGTGTTAACAAATTGCCTCCAAAGGTTAGATCAGTTTTTCGTTTATTAAGATTATTACAAGTACATAATGGTGTATTTGTAAAAGTAAATAAGGCAACTAAAGAAATGTTAAAGATTGTTGAGCCTTATGTTACTTATGGATACCCCACTTTATCTACTGtaagaaaattattatataagagAGGTTATGTAAGAGTTGGAAAAGTAAGAAGATAtgcaagaaaaaaaatacaagatAATGCTGATATTTCAAAACATTTAGGAAAATATAATGTACATGGAATTGAAGATATGGTATATCAATTATATACTTGTGGACcagtttttaaaaaagttaataatttcttatgGGCATTTAAATTAAAACCACCCAAAAAAGGATTCAAAGCAAAGAGACATGCATTCAACGAACCAAGACCAGGAGACTGGGGAAACAGAGAAACTCACATTAACGAATTAATTAATAGAATGAtctaa
- a CDS encoding membrane magnesium transporter, putative encodes MINNLSVAITLVGLLSLFKSGHTVYSHLSSFKLQDDNIDNFSIPHMLIAQIIFCTLITFFGGSKLFLSLKNIQGDSMENFNNTDWDKCHTRRNFGSCFNRKQYIKNFIKDFVGSPI; translated from the exons atgaTTAACAACTTATCAGTTGCCATAACTCTTGTTGGCTTGTTGTCACTTTTTAAGAGTGGTCATACTGTATACTCAC ATTTAAGTTCATTCAAACTCCAAGATGATAACATTGATAACTTTTCTATACCGCACATG ttAATTGCGCAAATTATATTCTGTACTTTAATAACCTTTTTTGGAGGAAGCAAATTATTCTTAAGCTTAAAAAACATCCAGGGGGATTCAATGGAAAATTTTAACAACac cGACTGGGATAAATGTCATACAAGAAGAAACTTTGGATCATGCTTTAACAGGAAGCAAtacattaaaaattttataaaagattTTGTAGGAAGcccaatataa
- a CDS encoding 40S ribosomal protein S23, putative, producing the protein MGSGKPSGLRAARKLRIRRRTQRWADKSYKKSHLGTRWKSNPFRGSSHAKGIVVEKVAIEAKQPNSAYRKCVRVQLIKNGKKITAFVPGDGCLNFIDENDEVLVSGFGRSGHSVGDLPGVKFKVVKVARVSLLALFKEKKEKPRS; encoded by the exons ATGGGATCag gAAAACCAAGTGGATTAAGGGCAGCAAGGAAATTAAGAATTAGAAGAAGAACCCAAAGATGGGCTGATAAAAGTTACAAAAAATCTCACCTTGGTACTCGTTGGAAATCTAACCCTTTCAGAGGAAGTTCTCATGCTAAGGGAATAGTTGTTGAAAAAGTTGCTATTGAAGCAAAACag cCCAACTCTGCTTACCGTAAATGTGTTAGAGttcaattaataaaaaacggaaaaaaaattacagcATTCGTACCAGGAGATGGTTGTTTAAATTTCATCGATGAAAATGACGAAGTTTTAGTCTCAGGATTTGGTCGAAGTGGTCACTCAGTTGGTGATTTGCCTGGTGTTAAATTTAAAGTAGTAAAAGTCGCAAGAGTTTCTTTATTAGctttatttaaagaaaaaaaagaaaaaccaAGATCATAA
- a CDS encoding FAD-dependent glycerol-3-phosphate dehydrogenase, putative yields MIKKLAVCSGTLGVLSFGGFYFLKVNFQKNMIDKDVTYKYTPCIKRNEMIKKLQENQYDLLIIGGGATGAGLALDAATRGLKCALVEKNDFSSGTSSKSTKLLHGGIRYLENAVNNFDFSELYFVWEALGERAHTMKIAPYLSRPVSILMPIYKYWQVPYFAYNIKIYDLLADLVCYFDKGVPNSLYIRKSNTIDNFPLLRKDKLKGSLIYFDGQHDDSRMNLNLILTSAIDDYVPGQIGATVCNHMEVINFIRDENNKLVGVRALDKINDKEIEIFSKVIINATGPYGDIIRKLADENRKPMIQVSVGCHFILPKWYSTKNNGMIIPKTSDDRVLFLLPWENNTLVGTTDERRIMQDDPKIQDKDIEFLTNELSKYIHVSAEEIKNDITAAWCGFRPLISTNNNKKSKFSSKKNKTNNTNGSNNNNINDGDGDNSDDTQNNNIDTHEISRSHEIIDDDNGLISILGGKWTIYRKMAQDTLDYILSKYPNELKTKYNCRTKFLKLIGSHDKYGVFNEEDLTFGCSKLSKTLVNKYPQIDYQTANHLVSNYGYLSENVCELAKELNMFNKIDSTKPYIEAEIIYATRYEFANTISDIIGRRFRLGFIDSQVSNKVINNIAQLLKNELTWNTEQVNKNIKEAKDYINSLSLKDTK; encoded by the coding sequence atgataaaaaaactTGCTGTTTGTAGTGGGACGTTGGGTGTTTTGTCCTTTGGaggattttattttttaaaagtaaaTTTTCAAAAGAATATGATAGATAAAGATGtgacatataaatatactccttgtataaaaagaaatgaaatgATTAAAAAGTTACAAGAAAATCaatatgatttattaataataggaGGAGGAGCTACAGGTGCTGGTTTGGCTTTAGATGCAGCTACAAGAGGATTAAAATGTGCATTagtagaaaaaaatgatttttcTAGTGGTACATCTTCTAAGTCTACAAAATTATTACATGGGGGTATAAGATATTTAGAAAATGCAGTAAATAATTTCGATTTTAGcgaattatattttgtatggGAAGCATTAGGAGAAAGAGCGCATACAATGAAAATAGCACCATATTTATCTAGACCAGTATCTATATTAATgcctatatataaatattggcAAGTACCTTATTttgcatataatattaagatatatgatttattagCTGATCTGGTTTGTTATTTTGATAAAGGTGTACCTAATTcgttatatataagaaaatcaAATACTATTGATAATTTCCCTTTATTAAGaaaagataaattaaaaggatcattaatttattttgatgGACAACATGATGATAGTAGAAtgaatttaaatttaatattgaCAAGTGCTATTGATGATTATGTACCTGGTCAAATAGGAGCTACCGTTTGTAATCATATGGAagttataaattttataagagatgaaaataataaacttGTTGGTGTACGTGCTTTAgataaaattaatgataaAGAAATTGAAATATTTTCTAAGGTTATTATTAATGCTACTGGTCCATATGGTGATATAATACGTAAACTAGCAGATGAAAATAGAAAACCAATGATACAAGTCTCAGTTGGTTGCCATTTTATATTACCTAAATGGTAttctacaaaaaataatggaATGATAATACCTAAAACTAGCGATGATAGGGTACTTTTTTTACTACCCTGGGAAAATAATACTTTAGTAGGTACTACAGATGAAAGAAGAATAATGCAAGATGATCCTAAGATACAAGATAAAGATATTGAATTCTTGACAAATGAATTatctaaatatattcatgtaAGTGctgaagaaattaaaaatgatatcaCAGCTGCATGGTGTGGTTTTAGACCTTTAATttcaacaaataataataaaaagagtAAATTctcttcaaaaaaaaataaaactaatAACACCAAtggtagtaataataataatattaatgatggtGATGGTGATAATTCTGATGatacacaaaataataatatagatacgCATGAAATATCAAGAAGTCATGAAATTatagatgatgataatggtCTTATCAGTATATTAGGAGGGAAATGGAccatatatagaaaaatggCACAAGACACTTTagattatattttatctaaATATCCAAATGAACTAAAAACTAAATATAATTGTAGAActaaatttttaaaacttATAGGTAGTCATGATAAATATGGTGTTTTTAATGAAGAAGATTTAACTTTTGGTTGTAGTAAATTAAGTAAAACACTTGTTAATAAATATCCACAAATAGATTATCAAACAGCTAATCATTTAGTTTCGAATTATGGCTATTTATCCGAAAATGTATGTGAACTAGCCAAAGAATTAAATATGTTCAATAAAATAGATTCTACCAAACCATATATAGAAGCAGAAATTATTTATGCAACCAGGTATGAATTTGCTAATACCATATCAGACATTATTGGAAGAAGATTCAGATTAGGTTTTATTGATTCGCAAGTTTCGAATAAAGTTATTAATAACATAGCACAATTgcttaaaaatgaattaacaTGGAATACCGAACaagttaataaaaatataaaagaagctAAAGATTACATAAATTCTTTATCTCTAAAggatacaaaataa
- a CDS encoding T-complex protein 1 subunit beta: MMNSVMPDVLKEGAQEDKGEIARLQYFVGAIAVGDLVKSTLGPRGLDKILTPLNIEGTRSHQHTVTNDGATILKSVWLDNPVSKILVDVSMQQDNKCGDGTTGVVVLAAEMLRNAEILVENKIHPQIICDGFRMALSSAREALLESCFSHDINSDLFKEDMLKIARTTLSSKLLTHEKEHFAQLAVNAILRIKDNLNLDLIQIIKKTGGTIKDSYLEEGFILEKRIGINQPKSLSNCKVMVANTPMDTDKIKIYGTKVNVHSFEDVQDLENEERLKMKNKVENIISHGCNVFINRQLIYNYPEQIFRENNVMTIEHSDFDGMERLANCLDAEIASTFEKGLNIKLGYCDKIEEIIIGEDKLVRFSGCKKNGACTIILRGASTHILEESERSLHDALAVLSETMKDNRVVLGAGCAEMLMSNAVDNLARTVEGKKSLAIEAYAKALRQIPTYILDNGGFDSSEIVSKIRAQHTKGNKYAGIDIEKGDVGNIMELGIYESYNSKLSQLTSATEAVEMILRVDDIIKCAPRKRTGM; encoded by the exons atg ATGAATTCTGTTATGCCTGATGTTTTAAAAGAAGGGGCCCAAGAAGATAAGGGGGAAATTGCGAGACTACAATATTTTGTAGGTGCTATCGCCGTAGGAGATTTAGTTAAGAGTACTTTAGGTCCTAGAGGCttagataaaatattaacacCTTTAAATATTGAAGGTACTAGATCTCATCAACATACTGTTACAAATGATGGAGCAACAATATTAAAATCCGTGTGGTTAGATAATCCTGTTTCTAAAATATTAGTAGATGTAAGCATGCAACAAGATAATAAATGTGGTGATGGTACTACTGGTGTTGTTGTATTAGCTGCAGAAATGTTAAGAAATGCAGAAATATTagttgaaaataaaattcatcCACAAATAATATGTGATGGATTTCGTATGGCATTATCTTCTGCAAGAGAAGCTTTATTAGAATCATGTTTTTCTCATGATATCAATTCTGATTTATTTAAAGAAGATATGTTAAAAATAGCTAGAACTACATTATCTTCGAAATTATTGACACATGAAAAGGAACATTTTGCCCAACTAGCTGTAAATGCAATATTAAGaataaaagataatttaaatttagatttaatacaaataataaaaaaaacggGGGGTACAATTAAAGATTCATATTTAGAAGAAGGATTTATTTTAGAAAAAAGAATAGGAATCAATCAACCTAAAAGTTTAAGTAATTGTAAAGTTATGGTTGCTAATACTCCTATGGATACTGATAAGATAAAAATTTATGGGACGAAAGTTAATGTACATAGTTTTGAAGATGTTCAAGAtttagaaaatgaagaaagattaaaaatgaaaaataaagtagaaaatataatatctcATGGATgtaatgtttttataaatagacaattgatatataattacCCAGAACAAATTTTTAGAGAAAATAATGTCATGACAATTGAACATAGTGATTTTGATGGCATGGAAAGATTAGCAAATTGTTTAGATGCTGAAATAGCATCTACATTTGAAAAGggattaaatataaaattaggaTATTGTGATAAAATAGAAGAAATTATAATAGGAGAAGATAAATTAGTACGTTTTTCAGgttgtaaaaaaaatggagCTTGTACTATAATTTTAAGAGGAGCATCAACACATATACTAGAAGAAAGTGAACGTTCATTACATGATGCATTAGCAGTATTATCAGAAACAATGAAAGATAATCGTGTTGTTCTAGGAGCTGGGTGTGCTGAAATGTTAATGAGTAATGCAGTAGATAATTTAGCAAGAACAGTTGaaggaaaaaaaagtttAGCTATAGAAGCATATGCAAAAGCATTAAGACAAATACCAACATATATTCTAGATAATGGTGGTTTTGATAGTTCAGAAATTGTAAGTAAAATTAGAGCACAACATACTAAAGGAAATAAATATGCAGGTATAGATATTGAGAAAGGAGATGTAGGAAATATTATGGAATTGGGTATATATGAATCATATAATTCAAAATTATCACAGCTAACATCAGCAACTGAAGCAGTAGAAATGATCTTAAGAGTGgatgatataattaaatgtGCGCCAAGAAAAAGAACAGGAATGTAA
- a CDS encoding 40S ribosomal protein S12, putative produces MSDVESVDNNVVVEEKAVFDNVTAIQKVIKNAHVHDGLKIGIREVIKSIESQEAKVCFLSDVCSEPAYKKLVTSLCAEKNIPLFMVQNDSKDLGHWAGLFKLDNEGNARKIIGASSVAVVDFGEDSAEKDFLLSQNQTVTA; encoded by the exons ATGAGTGATGTTGAAAGTGTTGATAATAATGTAGTAGTTGAAGAAAAGGCTGTTTTTGATAATGTTACAGCAATACAAAAG GTTATTAAAAATGCTCATGTACACGACGGACTAAAAATTGGAATTAGAGAAGTTATAAAATCCATCGAATCTCAAGAAGCAAAAGTATGTTTCTTATCAGATGTATGCTCAGAACcagcatataaaaaattagtcACTTCCTTATGTGCTGAAAAAAACATTCCATTATTTATGGTACAAAATGATAGTAAAGATTTAGGTCATTGGGCTGgtttatttaaattagaTAATGAAGGAAATGCAAGAAAAATTATTGGAGCTAGTTCTGTTGCAGTTGTTGATTTTGGAGAGGACTCAGCAGAAAAAGactttttattatcacaaAATCAAACTGTTACTGcttaa